One genomic window of Chloroflexota bacterium includes the following:
- a CDS encoding HAMP domain-containing protein, giving the protein MSIRLRLTLLYSAILAVTLIIFSAALYVTQARVTFDAIKTTLARQADALASGERRFPRFSEGPPLPTTLPGRWTQTRNADGSVSARTADLADTTLPLSDTGLGDLQKGLPWVEVAEVEDEPLLIYSQPVLQQNRVARIIQVATPISERTQSLGTLRLILIVGSSLAIVAAFIVGWVLAGMVLRPIHQIAHTAQAIGSERNFSRRVEHTGPNDEVGQLATTFNAMLTELESAYRQVEQALDTQRRFVGDASHELRTPLTTIRGNIELLRNNPPMDPKERVDVLADTKDEVERLIRLVNQLLALARADAGRPVRREPVPLKPLLDDVYRQAKLLAPHRTIDYAASLDANVLADRDVLKQVLLILLDNARVHTPASATIGIQVARVGDHIAINIRDTGPGIAPNLLPHIFERFYRGDVSRSGGGAGLGLSIAQELIHAQHGTLTVESHIGKGSVFTVTLQSAP; this is encoded by the coding sequence ATGTCTATTCGTTTACGTTTGACCTTGCTGTACAGCGCGATCCTCGCGGTCACGCTGATCATCTTTAGCGCCGCGCTCTACGTCACGCAAGCGCGCGTCACCTTCGACGCGATCAAAACCACGCTCGCGCGCCAAGCCGACGCGCTGGCGAGCGGCGAGCGGCGTTTCCCGCGCTTTTCCGAAGGACCGCCCCTCCCCACGACCTTGCCCGGCAGATGGACCCAGACGCGGAATGCGGATGGCTCGGTCAGCGCGCGCACGGCAGACCTTGCCGATACGACCTTGCCGTTGAGTGATACCGGCTTGGGTGACCTCCAAAAAGGTTTGCCCTGGGTCGAGGTCGCCGAAGTGGAAGATGAACCGCTCCTGATTTACAGCCAACCGGTGCTGCAACAAAATCGCGTAGCGCGAATCATCCAAGTGGCGACGCCGATCTCGGAACGCACGCAATCGTTGGGCACGCTGCGCCTCATTCTGATCGTGGGCAGCAGTCTCGCGATTGTTGCCGCATTCATCGTGGGCTGGGTGCTTGCCGGTATGGTGCTCCGACCGATTCATCAAATCGCGCACACCGCGCAAGCCATCGGCAGCGAACGCAATTTCAGCCGCCGCGTCGAACACACCGGACCCAACGATGAGGTCGGTCAGCTGGCGACGACGTTCAACGCGATGTTGACCGAACTCGAGTCCGCGTATCGCCAGGTCGAACAAGCGTTGGACACACAACGCCGCTTTGTCGGTGACGCGTCGCACGAACTTCGCACGCCGCTTACGACGATTCGCGGGAACATCGAATTACTGCGCAACAATCCGCCGATGGATCCGAAAGAGCGCGTGGATGTGTTGGCGGACACGAAGGATGAAGTCGAGCGATTGATTCGCCTCGTCAACCAATTACTCGCGCTCGCGCGCGCGGACGCCGGGCGACCGGTGCGGCGCGAGCCGGTGCCGCTCAAGCCCTTGCTCGACGATGTGTATCGCCAAGCCAAACTCCTCGCGCCGCACCGCACGATTGACTATGCCGCGTCGCTCGACGCGAATGTGCTCGCTGATCGTGATGTCCTCAAGCAAGTGTTGCTGATCTTGCTCGACAACGCGCGCGTCCACACGCCGGCGAGCGCTACCATCGGCATCCAGGTCGCGCGCGTCGGCGACCACATCGCCATCAATATTCGCGATACGGGACCGGGCATCGCGCCGAATTTGCTCCCGCACATCTTCGAGCGCTTTTACCGCGGCGATGTCTCGCGCAGCGGTGGCGGCGCTGGACTCGGCTTATCCATCG